Proteins found in one Miscanthus floridulus cultivar M001 chromosome 4, ASM1932011v1, whole genome shotgun sequence genomic segment:
- the LOC136549903 gene encoding uncharacterized protein, protein MPCLTQEFHPKLPAANRYCKSLSSLIRETYAHCHVPCVRIPAGAGWSSGEDSDDDSVLDEAQDTKQVILNEMRNRQMKKRSRCSVDSPTLPLSSSSAFAWSYTPLDPRTVLDKVSSPKTCVVVEGAAAEEKEAADDEGDCDADDESEAFFSVKSFFTRSTSRAATVASSACMMMIDPPPPTLMRSPEAWERFRDFEGWPFGLCRRPAVLPLPPLPSTPADSWKWRKSVSSLAASPAPAYRHKITPSSSK, encoded by the exons ATGCCTTGCTTGACGCAAGAGTTCCACCCCAAGCTGCCCGCGGCCAACCGCTACTGCAAGTCCTTGTCGTCGCTCATCCGGGAGACCTACGCGCACTGCCATGTCCCCTGCGTCAGGATCCCCGCCGGCGCCgggtggagctccggcgaggacAGCGACGACGACAGCGTCCTCGACGAAGCGCAAGACACCAAGCAG GTGATCCTCAACGAGATGAGGAACCGGCAGATGAAGAAGCGGTCCAGGTGCAGCGTGGACTCGCCGACGCTGCCTCTGTCGTCGAGCTCTGCTTTCGCCTGGTCGTACACTCCGCTCGATCCAAGAACCGTCCTCGACAAGGTGTCAAGTCCCAAGACGTGCGTCGTGGTGGAGGGGGCAGCGGCCGAGGAGAAGGAGGCAGCCGACGATGAGGGCGACTGCGACGCGGACGACGAGAGCGAGGCGTTCTTCTCCGTGAAGAGCTTCTTCACGCGCAGCACGAGCCGGGCGGCGACCGTGGCGTCGTCGGCGTGCATGATGATGATAGACCCGCCCCCGCCGACGTTGATGCGGTCGCCTGAGGCCTGGGAGCGCTTCCGGGACTTCGAGGGGTGGCCGTTCGGGCTGTGCCGCCGGCCGGCCGTCCTCCCGCTGCCGCCGCTGCCCAGCACGCCAGCCGACTCGTGGAAGTGGCGCAAGAGCGTCAGTAGCCTCGCCGCGAGCCCAGCTCCTGCTTACAGACACAAAATCACTCCTTCTAGCAGTAAATAA
- the LOC136551927 gene encoding protein transport protein SEC23 C-like, with protein sequence MSEFLDLEVQDGIRMPWNVIPGTKQETVNCVIPVSAIYTPLKSIPDIPVLPYAPLRCRMCRSILNPFSIVDYVAKIWVCPFCFQRNQFPQHYSSISENNLPAELFPQYTTVEYISSTETSPIVPPVFIFVVDTCMIEEEIGYLKSALAQAVELLPDNSLVGFITFGTYVQVHELGFGLLPKSYVFKGTKEVTKEQILEQMCFFAGKKMPTTGVIAGTRDGLSSESISRFLLPASECEFVLNSVIEEIQKDPWPVPADQRASRCTGAALSVAANLLGVCVPGSGARIMAFVGGPSTEGPGSIVSKSLSEPIRSHKDLDKDSAPLYDKAVKFYDQIAKQLVHQGHVLDLFACAVDQVGIAEMKVAIEKTGGIVVLAESFGHSVFKDSLLRIFQSTDDNLGLSFNGILEINCSKDVKVQGIIGPCSSLEKKSPLSSDTVIGQGNTSAWKMCGLDRKTSLCLVYDIAKKDGPDSIGQSTSNQFYFQFLTYYQHNEGQMRLRSTTISRRWVSGDNNVEELVAGFDQEAAAAVMARLVSFKMETEVDFDPVRWLDRALIRICSKFGDYQKETPSSFSLSPRLSIFPQFIFNLRRSQFVQVFNNSPDETAYFRMMLDRENVANAVVMIQPSLISYSFQSGPEPVLLDATAIASDKILLLDSYFTVVIFHGVTIAQWRNAGYQDQEGHEVFAQLLKAPHEEANLIIKERFPVPRLVVCDQYGSQARFLLAKLNPSVTYNSDNPSPGGDVIFTDDVSFQVFMDHLQRLAVQ encoded by the exons ATGTCTGAGTTTCTTGACCTAGAGGTACAAGATGGGATAAGGATGCCCTGGAATGTTATTCCAGGCACAAAACAGGAGACTGTGAACTGTGTGATTCCTGTTTCCGCTATCTATACACCTTTGAAATCAATTCCTGATATCCCGGTTCTCCCATATGCACCCCTTCGCTGTCGCATGTGTCGTTCCATCCTCAACCCTTTCTCCATTGTTGACTATGTTGCTAAGATTTGGGTCTGTCCATTCTGCTTTCAACGCAACCAATTCCCTCAACACTACTCGTCGATCTCAGAAAATAATCTCCCTGCAGAACTCTTTCCTCAGTATACCACCGTTGAGTACATATCCTCAACTGAAACTAGTCCTATAGTTCCACCGGTTTTCATTTTTGTTGTAGATACTTGCATGATTGAAGAAGAAATTGGTTATTTGAAGTCTGCACTGGCACAAGCTGTTGAGCTATTGCCAGATAATTCCCTTGTTGGATTCATTACGTTCGGGACGTATGTGCAG GTTCATGAACTGGGTTTTGGCTTGTTGCCAAAGTCATATGTATTCAAGGGAACAAAGGAGGTCACCAAGGAACAAATATTGGAACAAATGTGCTTCTTTGCAGGGAAGAAAATGCCCACCACAGGCGTGATCGCTGGTACCAGAGATGGTCTTTCATCTGAGAGCATCTCTAGGTTTCTGCTGCCTGCTTCTGAATGCGAGTTTGTGTTGAACTCA GTTATAGAAGAAATACAAAAGGACCCCTGGCCTGTTCCAGCAGATCAGCGTGCATCTAGGTGCACTGGAGCTGCCTTAAGTGTTGCAGCCAATCTCCTTGGGGTTTGTGTTCCTGGATCAGGTGCTAGGATAATGGCATTTGTTGGTGGTCCATCTACAGAGGGCCCCGGTTCT ATTGTATCCAAATCCTTATCAGAGCCCATTCGCTCACACAAAGATCTTGATAAAGACTCAGCACCACTTTATGATAAAGCTGTTAAGTTCTATGATCAAATAGCAAAGCAGCTTGTGCACCAAGGGCATGTGCTGGATTTGTTTGCTTGTGCAGTCGACCAG GTTGGAATCGCTGAAATGAAGGTTGCAATTGAGAAGACTGGAGGAATTGTAGTGCTTGCGGAAAGTTTTGGCCATTCTGTTTTCAAAGACTCACTTCTCCGCATCTTTCAGTCAACAGATGACAACCTTGGTTTATCATTCAA TGGTATTCTTGAGATTAACTGTTCAAAGGATGTAAAAGTTCAAGGCATCATTGGACCCTGTTCTTCCTTGGAGAAG AAAAGTCCTTTGTCTTCTGACACTGTTATTGGTCAAGGAAACACTAGCGCTTGGAAGATGTGCGGCCTTGACAGGAAGACATCACTTTGCTTGGTATATGATATTGCAAAAAAAGATGGCCCAGATTCAATTGGTCAATCAACGAGCAATCAGTTCTACTTTCAGTTCTTAACCTA CTATCAGCACAATGAGGGTCAGATGAGATTAAGATCGACCACAATCTCTAGAAGATGGGTCTCTGGTGATAACAATGTGGAG GAGCTAGTAGCTGGCTTTGATCAAGAAGCTGCAGCTGCAGTCATGGCACGCTTGGTGTCATTTAAGATGGAAACTGAG GTTGATTTTGACCCAGTAAGATGGCTTGATCGAGCTTTGATACGTATATGCTCAAAATTTGGAGACTATCAGAAGGAGACACCCTCATCCTTCAGTTTATCCCCGCGGCTATCAATATTTCCCCAGTTTATATTTAATTTGAGGCGTTCTCAATTTGTTCAG GTTTTTAATAACAGTCCTGATGAAACTGCGTATTTTAGGATGATGTTGGACAGAGAGAATGTAGCCAATGCAGTTGTGATGATTCAACCTTCACTTATATCCTATTCATTTCAATCAGGGCCAGAGCCAGTTCTCTTGGATGCAACTGCAATTGCTTCTGACAAGATCCTTTTGTTGGACTCTTATTTTACTGTTGTCATATTCCATGGGGTAACCATTGCACAGTGGCGAAATGCTGGCTACCAAGATCAAGAAGGTCACGAG GTGTTTGCCCAGTTGTTAAAAGCTCCACATGAGGAAGCTAATTTAATAATAAAGGAGCGATTTCCTGTACCCCGTTTGGTAGTCTGTGATCAATATGGATCTCAG GCTCGATTTTTACTGGCGAAACTAAATCCATCAGTGACATATAACTCGGATAATCCCTCCCCTGGTGGAGACGTCATATTCACAGATGATGTGAGCTTCCAGGTTTTCATGGACCATCTCCAGCGGCTAGCAGTCCAATAG